One stretch of Balneola sp. MJW-20 DNA includes these proteins:
- a CDS encoding NAD(P)/FAD-dependent oxidoreductase gives MKRLLILGAGTAGTMMLNKLHKALDPAEWKLTIVDKDKTHYYQPGFLFIPFGIYNKEDVIKPKEDFFPRNTEVIVSDIDMIKPEENKVLLSNGKVLTYDALIIATGTEIRPDEIEGMKGPLWHRSIFDFYTIEGATALAEFLKSWEGGKLVLNIAEMPIKCPVAPLEFIFLADDFFRKKGLRDKVEITLATPLDGAFTKPIASQQLGSFIEDRKIKLVTEFNIARVDNEEKKIVSWDEREVEFDLLVSIPTNMGIEAIERSGMGDELNFIPTDKHTLQSENWENIFVIGDATNLPASKAGSVAHFESEILFENILSFTKGEPLTASFDGHANCFIESGDGKGLLIDFNYDTEPLPGKFPIPGIGPFSLLKESRMNHLGKMGFKWMYWNFLIKGRELPLDPHMSMTGKYVPETEKEILEAEQ, from the coding sequence ATGAAACGACTGTTAATTCTCGGGGCCGGTACAGCCGGTACCATGATGTTGAATAAGCTGCATAAGGCATTAGACCCCGCGGAATGGAAACTCACCATTGTTGACAAAGATAAGACCCACTACTATCAGCCCGGTTTCCTCTTTATTCCATTCGGAATTTATAACAAAGAAGATGTCATCAAACCAAAAGAGGATTTTTTTCCTAGAAATACCGAAGTGATCGTATCTGATATCGATATGATTAAACCCGAGGAGAACAAGGTTTTATTAAGCAACGGTAAAGTACTGACGTATGATGCTCTGATCATTGCTACCGGAACTGAGATACGGCCCGATGAGATCGAAGGAATGAAGGGCCCGCTGTGGCATCGTTCTATCTTTGACTTCTATACTATCGAGGGAGCAACTGCTCTTGCGGAGTTTCTGAAATCATGGGAAGGCGGGAAACTGGTACTGAACATCGCTGAAATGCCCATCAAATGCCCTGTGGCTCCACTGGAGTTTATTTTCCTCGCAGACGATTTTTTCAGGAAAAAAGGCCTGCGGGACAAAGTGGAGATCACTCTCGCCACACCTCTCGATGGTGCGTTCACTAAACCGATCGCTTCTCAGCAACTCGGAAGCTTTATTGAGGATCGTAAGATCAAACTTGTAACGGAATTCAATATTGCCCGTGTCGACAATGAAGAAAAGAAGATCGTATCCTGGGATGAACGTGAAGTGGAATTCGACCTGCTCGTGAGTATCCCTACCAACATGGGTATTGAAGCTATAGAGCGAAGCGGCATGGGAGATGAACTGAACTTCATTCCTACCGATAAGCATACGCTGCAGTCAGAAAACTGGGAAAACATTTTCGTGATCGGTGATGCAACTAATCTGCCTGCTTCAAAAGCCGGATCCGTAGCTCACTTTGAATCAGAGATCCTGTTTGAAAACATCCTGTCATTCACAAAAGGCGAACCACTGACCGCAAGTTTTGATGGTCATGCCAATTGTTTTATTGAATCAGGAGACGGAAAAGGATTGCTGATCGATTTCAATTACGATACCGAGCCCCTGCCCGGAAAATTTCCTATTCCCGGAATAGGCCCGTTCTCTTTGCTTAAAGAGTCTAGAATGAATCACCTCGGTAAAATGGGATTCAAATGGATGTACTGGAATTTTCTCATTAAAGGAAGAGAATTACCTCTTGACCCACACATGAGTATGACCGGTAAGTATGTCCCTGAAACTGAAAAAGAAATACTAGAGGCGGAACAATAA
- a CDS encoding TusE/DsrC/DsvC family sulfur relay protein has product MTTNVSELNTLEFDKDGHLANLDDWTPEIAQELAYQEDVGELNDRHWVVINYIRNEFIEKGDAPSIRKLTKESGVSTKELYQLFPKGPAKKAAKVAGLPKPKGCI; this is encoded by the coding sequence ATGACAACGAATGTATCTGAACTAAACACCCTGGAATTTGATAAAGATGGCCACCTGGCAAACCTTGATGACTGGACTCCTGAGATCGCTCAGGAGCTCGCTTATCAGGAAGATGTGGGCGAACTGAATGATCGCCACTGGGTAGTGATCAATTATATCCGCAATGAGTTCATAGAAAAAGGAGATGCTCCATCTATCCGGAAGCTCACTAAAGAAAGCGGAGTATCTACCAAAGAATTATACCAGCTATTTCCTAAAGGCCCAGCCAAGAAAGCGGCCAAAGTAGCGGGTTTACCAAAACCTAAAGGATGTATTTAA
- a CDS encoding DsrE/DsrF/DrsH-like family protein: MKTNGTKTMERPEEKTPEPIERVSIIISKGSLEGVYPGLIMANGARMEGIEATIFFTFFGLEAVINKRMDDLKVATVGNPAMHIPTMIGGLPGMSSFATKKMKDEMEKLDIPPVREFIEMIHDTGAEIYVCKATVDMFHLHEEDFCEQVDGVMTVGEFYEKSAGAEIIFT, from the coding sequence ATGAAAACAAACGGAACTAAAACTATGGAAAGACCTGAAGAGAAGACCCCGGAACCCATCGAAAGGGTTTCGATCATCATCTCAAAAGGATCACTGGAAGGAGTTTATCCCGGCTTGATCATGGCTAACGGAGCCCGGATGGAAGGGATCGAAGCTACGATCTTCTTCACCTTCTTCGGACTGGAAGCAGTTATAAACAAACGCATGGATGACCTTAAAGTAGCAACGGTTGGGAATCCTGCTATGCATATTCCGACTATGATCGGGGGGTTACCCGGAATGTCCTCCTTTGCTACCAAAAAGATGAAGGACGAAATGGAGAAACTGGATATCCCACCGGTCCGCGAATTCATCGAAATGATCCACGATACCGGAGCAGAGATCTATGTTTGCAAGGCAACGGTAGATATGTTCCATCTGCATGAAGAAGACTTCTGTGAACAGGTGGATGGGGTTATGACCGTTGGTGAGTTTTACGAAAAATCAGCAGGTGCAGAGATCATCTTCACCTGA
- a CDS encoding right-handed parallel beta-helix repeat-containing protein, translated as MKVGYGSVFGRAAMCTFLVIFLMNLQQVEAQSLIPDQSFGQDGWVFSNTYGFDEMGYAFELLPDGKIIAAGSIQRDTNDDGAFDQFGIGLYKYNSDGSLDDTFGTNGFSYFTGFQVRDPRGMTVQSDGKILITGGAGDLMVMRVNASGTIDSSFGPDGTGVVALNVIDFRQPNRGNDIVIDGNGKIVVVGDASGFASAVVVRFNSNGIPDSTFNEGAAGINYPSASGTNWNGIALQPDGKIVIGGNFNDAGNRNASVVRLNADGTWDTSFGTNGRFVGDFGTSLETVEAVAIQDDGKIVFTGAAGPIPDRDILHGRLNTDGTLDNSYSGDGRSILSLTGNDVGSDLRILPDGKILIGGNGSASSVSNTDFVLYRVNSDGSNDNTFGDNSPVIFADLNNDADVVREMAIQDDGKILLFGDTEFGSTEYFATLRLQVPPPQNTFIVTNSSDSGAGSLREIMTTANNTINGGKPDRIIFDIPTSDPGYNAASGTWTISPTSGLPELTDPVIIDGLNGGQTPLIEINGTNATGTGGFTLSAGGSTIAGLIINNFSDGTGVSLDGPGQNDIRSNYIGTDETGELNEGNGSFGVFVNNSPLNRIRDNVISGNNVGVFIQNGSADNIVEDNYIGLNKGGDTAIPNVVEGIRLINLVENTLVQNNFISGNGTHGVAIYSSNNNFVWSNRIGTNSAGTSAIGNQADGVYIIDSGGNEIGGDTSDKRNIISGNISAGVSVRGTAIQNVIRNNFIGTNILGTADLGNGGGGGVSLSSSNGNVVQQNLISGNGGDPATAGPGVTVTQLSKNNSIRDNLIGYNASGTSGIGNANNGVLILGNNNLVRDNSIAANGRSGIEIAGGDLNTVCGNKIGVVFAENAVLHNDFFGIWLNSGAQGNYIGGGASGCGGNLVVDDQVAIYINGTESRNNEVYGNLIGKTAGGFEPGGQSGITIVDADSNKVGLLATGFGNTIASMSQSAISISANGGTAVGNSMKGNLMSNGGSLGIDLGANGITTNDAGDTDSGPNNYQNYPEIISMTYDSVNTEVEIIYSLDTDPANATYPINIDFYKDSGDRQAAGYLGTASLFENDFGETDTVRYNNVEFTSLQIADQIIGVATDSDGNSSEFSAPVGFTTDNGNGGGGDTNTFIVTNTNDSGAGSLRQAILDANANPNGALTDSVVFQIDASDPGYESGSGTWKILPATGLPEITDPVVITGAEQGESPKIEINGSNLSTADGLVINTGNSIIQGLIINNFGSGSGIVLSDGPPNTILNNYIGTDETGSAAEGNSQYGIWVLDGSSHLILYNVLSGNGISGLRIDSTSSGNLIEGNIIGLTAGKVQGPGNTMDGMHIWGDFNQVNTNWSAGNGGSGIKIQSGAGNLLCGNNVGLNADLDAPIPNGNYGIHLNDGASDNTIGDPVSGCAPNLISDDEEGIRMGGTFTSGNIIKGNLFGTNENGDNLGGGTGIFVRDATNNTIGSINAGNIIAYMSSKAILITDNSGQATGNNLRGNIMLANALIGLDLGGDNVTVNDTGDADEGPNRLQNYPVVSSVEYDSVNSQVTLNYELDTDPANAAYPVNVDFYLQGGDRQPVRYLGTDTIFENESGTVQLPAYNNAAFLDLEIDDLVIAMATDDEGNSSEFSDPVSVSRPTIVSNESDEGVPTDFVLKQNYPNPFNPTTVISFGIPVASEVQVNIFNLLGQRVSTLVDQRLNAGYHEFSFDASGLPSGIYLYRIQADGFTAIKKMMLVK; from the coding sequence ATGAAGGTTGGATACGGATCAGTATTTGGGCGGGCAGCAATGTGCACTTTTCTGGTGATATTTTTAATGAACCTGCAGCAGGTTGAGGCTCAGTCTCTGATACCAGACCAGTCATTCGGGCAGGATGGATGGGTGTTTTCAAACACCTATGGTTTTGATGAAATGGGATATGCTTTTGAATTGCTTCCAGATGGGAAAATAATTGCAGCCGGAAGCATACAAAGAGATACTAATGATGATGGAGCCTTCGATCAGTTTGGTATAGGCCTGTATAAATACAATTCTGACGGGTCCCTCGACGATACCTTCGGGACGAATGGCTTCAGCTATTTTACTGGCTTTCAGGTAAGGGACCCCAGGGGTATGACGGTTCAAAGTGATGGTAAGATCTTAATTACCGGAGGTGCAGGAGATCTGATGGTCATGAGAGTCAATGCCTCCGGAACGATCGATAGCTCATTCGGACCGGACGGAACCGGGGTGGTGGCTTTAAACGTGATCGATTTCAGGCAGCCAAACAGGGGTAATGATATTGTAATAGACGGAAACGGAAAGATCGTGGTGGTAGGAGATGCATCGGGATTCGCTTCAGCAGTGGTTGTTCGGTTTAATTCGAATGGAATTCCTGACAGTACCTTTAATGAAGGAGCAGCCGGAATAAACTATCCATCAGCATCCGGAACAAACTGGAATGGGATAGCACTCCAGCCTGACGGAAAGATCGTGATCGGGGGTAATTTCAATGATGCCGGAAACCGTAATGCATCCGTAGTAAGATTGAATGCAGACGGTACATGGGATACCAGTTTCGGAACGAACGGACGATTTGTAGGAGATTTTGGTACTTCTTTGGAAACAGTTGAAGCTGTTGCAATACAGGATGACGGCAAGATCGTTTTTACCGGAGCGGCCGGACCAATTCCAGACCGGGATATACTCCATGGCCGCCTGAATACTGACGGTACTCTTGATAATTCCTATTCAGGTGACGGGCGGTCTATTTTAAGTCTTACCGGTAATGATGTGGGATCGGACCTCAGAATCCTGCCTGACGGAAAGATTCTGATCGGGGGTAATGGTTCAGCTTCCTCGGTTTCTAATACCGATTTTGTACTGTACCGTGTGAACAGCGACGGGAGCAATGACAATACTTTTGGAGACAATTCACCTGTAATATTTGCCGACCTGAATAATGACGCAGATGTGGTCAGAGAGATGGCTATTCAGGATGACGGAAAAATTCTTTTATTCGGAGATACGGAATTCGGGTCAACCGAATACTTTGCGACTCTTCGCCTGCAGGTGCCTCCGCCTCAAAACACTTTTATTGTTACCAATTCCAGTGACAGTGGTGCCGGCTCACTCAGAGAGATCATGACCACTGCTAATAATACGATCAATGGAGGGAAGCCGGATCGGATAATCTTTGATATACCAACTTCAGACCCTGGTTACAATGCCGCCTCAGGAACCTGGACGATCAGCCCGACCTCGGGCTTACCCGAACTTACCGATCCCGTGATCATAGACGGATTAAACGGCGGGCAGACCCCTCTCATAGAGATTAATGGAACCAATGCGACCGGAACCGGCGGGTTTACTCTTTCGGCGGGTGGAAGCACTATAGCCGGACTGATCATCAATAATTTTTCGGACGGAACCGGGGTCAGTCTTGATGGTCCCGGACAGAACGATATCCGGTCCAATTATATCGGAACGGATGAGACCGGTGAACTAAATGAAGGTAACGGATCATTCGGAGTATTCGTTAATAATTCCCCATTAAACCGGATCCGTGATAATGTGATCTCAGGTAATAATGTGGGTGTATTCATACAGAATGGATCTGCTGACAATATTGTGGAGGATAATTATATCGGACTGAACAAAGGCGGTGATACAGCGATACCTAATGTAGTGGAGGGAATACGGCTGATAAACCTGGTTGAAAATACTTTGGTACAGAATAATTTCATTTCCGGTAACGGTACACACGGGGTGGCTATATATTCCAGTAACAACAATTTTGTTTGGTCTAACAGGATCGGGACAAACTCAGCCGGCACCTCAGCAATCGGAAACCAGGCCGACGGTGTATATATTATTGATTCCGGCGGGAATGAGATCGGAGGGGATACCTCAGATAAAAGAAATATCATATCAGGAAATATCAGTGCCGGAGTGTCGGTTAGAGGAACTGCTATACAGAATGTGATCCGGAATAACTTTATAGGAACCAATATTCTGGGCACGGCCGACCTCGGAAATGGTGGAGGAGGAGGCGTCAGCCTTAGTTCATCAAACGGAAATGTCGTTCAGCAAAACCTGATATCCGGTAATGGAGGTGATCCGGCAACTGCGGGCCCGGGTGTAACCGTTACACAATTAAGTAAGAATAATTCCATTCGCGATAACCTTATTGGTTACAACGCAAGCGGAACTTCGGGAATAGGAAATGCAAACAATGGAGTGCTCATACTGGGAAACAATAATCTGGTAAGAGATAACAGCATTGCTGCAAACGGAAGGTCGGGTATTGAAATAGCCGGAGGGGATTTAAATACCGTTTGCGGGAATAAGATCGGGGTTGTTTTCGCGGAAAACGCGGTCCTGCATAATGACTTCTTCGGGATCTGGCTAAACAGCGGAGCACAGGGGAATTACATCGGAGGCGGAGCATCCGGATGTGGTGGAAACCTTGTTGTAGATGATCAGGTCGCAATATATATCAATGGTACAGAAAGCAGGAATAATGAGGTCTACGGTAACCTGATCGGAAAAACTGCAGGCGGATTTGAGCCCGGGGGGCAGTCAGGAATAACGATTGTGGATGCCGATTCTAATAAAGTAGGCCTTCTTGCGACCGGATTCGGGAACACTATCGCATCCATGTCACAGTCAGCTATAAGTATATCAGCTAACGGGGGTACTGCTGTCGGTAATTCGATGAAAGGAAACCTTATGAGCAACGGAGGTTCTTTGGGAATAGATCTGGGAGCAAACGGGATCACCACTAATGATGCCGGCGATACGGACTCAGGGCCCAATAACTATCAGAATTACCCGGAGATCATATCGATGACCTATGACTCTGTGAACACAGAAGTAGAGATCATTTACAGCCTGGATACGGATCCGGCCAATGCCACCTATCCTATTAATATCGATTTCTATAAAGACTCGGGTGACCGACAGGCAGCCGGATATCTTGGTACAGCCTCTCTTTTCGAAAATGACTTTGGCGAAACAGATACGGTGAGATATAATAATGTAGAATTTACATCCTTACAGATCGCAGATCAGATCATCGGAGTTGCGACAGATTCGGATGGTAACAGCTCGGAATTCAGTGCTCCTGTCGGGTTCACTACGGACAATGGTAATGGTGGCGGAGGGGATACCAACACATTCATCGTTACAAATACGAATGACAGCGGAGCCGGTTCGCTGAGGCAGGCTATTCTGGATGCAAATGCCAACCCAAATGGTGCCCTGACCGACAGTGTCGTGTTTCAAATTGATGCTTCCGATCCCGGTTATGAGTCAGGTTCCGGAACCTGGAAGATACTACCGGCTACCGGTCTCCCCGAGATCACGGATCCTGTGGTCATTACCGGGGCTGAACAGGGGGAGAGTCCAAAAATTGAGATCAACGGATCTAACCTGAGCACAGCAGACGGTCTGGTCATCAATACCGGAAACTCAATCATTCAGGGGTTAATAATTAATAATTTTGGTTCCGGCAGCGGTATTGTTTTAAGTGACGGTCCACCGAACACTATTTTAAATAATTATATCGGAACCGATGAAACAGGGTCCGCCGCTGAGGGAAATAGTCAATATGGTATTTGGGTTCTCGATGGTAGCAGTCATCTGATCCTTTACAATGTATTATCCGGTAACGGGATAAGTGGTCTGCGCATCGATTCGACCAGTTCAGGAAATCTGATAGAGGGTAATATCATCGGGCTGACGGCGGGTAAGGTTCAGGGTCCGGGTAACACCATGGATGGTATGCATATCTGGGGTGATTTCAATCAGGTAAACACTAACTGGTCAGCCGGAAACGGGGGCTCCGGTATCAAAATACAATCAGGTGCGGGAAATCTGCTATGTGGTAATAACGTAGGATTGAATGCTGATCTTGATGCACCGATCCCAAATGGTAATTACGGTATCCATCTGAACGATGGTGCTTCAGACAATACGATCGGTGACCCCGTCAGTGGCTGTGCTCCGAATCTTATTTCCGATGATGAGGAAGGAATACGAATGGGAGGTACTTTTACTTCGGGTAATATCATCAAAGGTAATCTTTTCGGGACCAATGAGAATGGAGATAACCTTGGAGGAGGAACCGGTATCTTTGTAAGAGATGCTACAAACAACACCATAGGCAGTATCAATGCAGGAAATATTATCGCTTATATGAGCAGCAAAGCAATCCTGATAACGGATAATTCAGGACAAGCGACAGGTAATAACCTCAGAGGGAATATCATGCTGGCCAATGCATTAATCGGACTGGATCTTGGCGGTGATAACGTGACCGTCAACGATACAGGGGATGCAGATGAAGGACCAAACCGACTGCAGAATTATCCGGTGGTCAGTTCTGTAGAATACGATTCAGTGAACAGTCAGGTAACTCTTAATTACGAGCTGGATACCGATCCTGCTAATGCCGCCTATCCGGTCAATGTGGATTTTTACCTGCAGGGAGGAGACCGCCAGCCGGTAAGATATCTGGGAACAGACACGATATTTGAAAATGAATCAGGCACGGTACAGTTACCTGCGTATAATAACGCAGCCTTTCTTGACCTTGAGATTGACGACCTTGTTATAGCTATGGCAACGGATGACGAAGGCAACAGTTCCGAGTTCAGTGATCCGGTTTCCGTTTCCCGACCTACTATTGTAAGTAATGAGTCGGATGAGGGAGTTCCTACTGATTTTGTTTTAAAACAAAATTACCCGAATCCTTTTAACCCAACTACCGTAATTAGTTTTGGAATTCCGGTTGCATCTGAGGTACAGGTAAATATATTTAACTTATTGGGACAAAGGGTCAGCACTTTGGTAGATCAAAGATTAAATGCGGGTTATCATGAATTCAGCTTTGATGCTTCGGGTTTGCCTTCCGGGATATACTTATATCGTATTCAGGCCGATGGATTTACAGCGATCAAAAAGATGATGCTGGTCAAGTAA